One Pseudorhodoplanes sinuspersici DNA segment encodes these proteins:
- a CDS encoding GntR family transcriptional regulator has translation MRNAQEAYVFDNKIPVPLDNGSPTHRFSTCPLYLQVRNAIAQRIIAGEWKPRTAIPSESELAREFNVSVGTMRKALDVAEAERLLTRRQGRGTFVNDHASSEHAARYGNIRNREGSHINDDVTILSVFETTVNEREGMRLRLRARECVHRIRRVRSILSKPYMLEDVVMPTKLFPSFATREHASLHIATLAQQVGILLGRHDERIGVSSAAPDVATALHIDAGAPLMRLDRVIYTLQDIPVEWRLGQCLMEDGRYYLAQFK, from the coding sequence ATGCGCAACGCACAAGAAGCCTACGTTTTTGATAATAAAATTCCTGTCCCCCTGGACAATGGATCTCCTACCCACCGATTTTCCACCTGCCCGTTATATCTTCAGGTCCGTAACGCCATCGCGCAGCGCATCATAGCGGGCGAATGGAAGCCGCGCACCGCCATTCCCAGCGAAAGCGAATTAGCGCGCGAGTTCAACGTCAGCGTAGGCACCATGCGGAAAGCCTTGGACGTGGCAGAAGCTGAGCGGCTGCTCACACGGCGCCAAGGCCGGGGTACTTTCGTTAATGATCACGCCTCCAGCGAACATGCCGCACGCTATGGGAACATCAGAAACCGAGAAGGCAGTCATATCAATGATGATGTCACAATTTTAAGTGTTTTCGAAACGACCGTTAACGAACGGGAAGGTATGCGGCTTCGCCTGCGAGCACGCGAGTGTGTCCACCGCATTCGTCGCGTCCGCTCGATACTGAGCAAGCCCTATATGCTGGAGGATGTAGTAATGCCTACGAAATTATTCCCTAGCTTTGCAACCCGCGAACATGCGTCTCTGCATATCGCGACATTGGCGCAGCAAGTCGGCATCCTGCTCGGCCGGCACGACGAGCGCATCGGTGTTAGCAGCGCTGCGCCCGATGTGGCCACGGCGCTCCATATTGATGCCGGAGCCCCTCTTATGCGGCTCGATCGTGTGATCTACACACTGCAAGATATTCCGGTGGAATGGCGTTTGGGACAATGCCTGATGGAGGATGGC